The Rhinolophus ferrumequinum isolate MPI-CBG mRhiFer1 chromosome 6, mRhiFer1_v1.p, whole genome shotgun sequence genome has a window encoding:
- the LOC117023640 gene encoding translationally-controlled tumor protein-like, whose translation MFSHTCKIQETVDGLCLEVEGKMVSRTEGDIDDSLIGGNASAEGPEGEGPESTVVAGVDIVVNRHLQETSFTKEAYKKYLKDDMKSIKRKLEEQRPERVAPFMTGTAEQIKHILAHFKIYQFFIGENLNPDGTVALLDCRLDSVTP comes from the coding sequence ATGTTCTCCCACACCTGCAAGATCCAGGAGACTGTGGACGGGCTGTGCCTGGAAGTGGAGGGGAAGATGGTCAGTAGGACAGAGGGTGACATTGATGACTCGCTCATTGGTGGCAATGCCTCCGCGGAAGGCCCAGAGGGCGAAGGTCCCGAAAGCACAGTAGTGGCTGGTGTTGACATTGTCGTGAACCGTCATTTGCAGGAAACCAGCTTCACAAAAGAAGCCTACAAGAAGTACCTCAAAGATGACATGAAATCAATCAAAAGGAAACTTGAAGAACAGAGACCGGAAAGAGTCGCACCTTTTATGACAGGGACCGCCGAACAAATCAAGCACATCCTTGCTCATTTCAAAATCTACCAGTTCTTTATTGGTGAAAACCTGAATCCAGATGGCACGGTTGCTCTGCTGGACTGCCGTTTGGATAGTGTGACCCCATAG